A single window of Apus apus isolate bApuApu2 chromosome 18, bApuApu2.pri.cur, whole genome shotgun sequence DNA harbors:
- the LOC127392016 gene encoding fibrinogen-like protein 1-like protein: MSGCWFSGWPKDCSELTAGSPSGVYIIQPTGLHPILVYCEMSGAGGGWTVIQRNRQSTQISWAESWSTYKHGFGNMHTEFWLGTEYIHQITQQKVYQVRFLIWDASNNIHVADYNLFNVEDESQGYRLRLGTYSGTAGDAMDSKNPRNVHNNMKFSTKDRDQDTYRGNCASRAGGGWWFSACYSAQLNVKGRITWGSLCKGNCKASATLIKPAPYC, from the exons ATGTCTGGTTGCTGGTTCTCAG GTTGGCCCAAGGACTGCAGTGAGCTcactgctggcagccccagTGGTGTCTACATCATCCAGCCCACAGGCCTTCACCCCATCCTGGTGTACTGCGAGAtgagcggggcgggcgggggctgGACGGTGATCCAGAGGAACCGGCAGAGCACGCAGATCAGCTGGGCCGAGTCCTGGAGCACCTACAAGCATGGGTTTGGGAACATGCACACCGAGTTCTGGCTGGGCACTGAGTACATCCATCAGATCACCCAGCAGAAGGTCTACCAGGTCAGGTTTCTTATCTGGGATGCTTCAAACAACATCCATGTTGCAGACTACAACCTCTTCAACGTGGAAGACGAGTCCCAGGGCTACCGGCTGAGGCTGGGAACGTACTCGGGAACAGCAGGGGATGCCATGGACTCAAAAAACCCCAGGAATGTACACAACAACATGAAGTTCTCCACAAAGGATCGAGATCAGGACACCTACAGAGGGAACTGTGCCTCCCGCGCGGGGGGCGGGTGGTGGTTCTCAGCCTGTTATTCCGCACAGCTGAACGTCAAGGGGCGCATAACGTGGGGCAGCCTGTGCAAAGGCAACTGCAAAGCTTCTGCCACCCTCATCAAACCAGCTCCCTACTGCTAG